In the Solanum pennellii chromosome 5, SPENNV200 genome, one interval contains:
- the LOC107018763 gene encoding probable E3 ubiquitin-protein ligase XERICO, whose protein sequence is MGLSPYTTPADAGVFCVILVNTAISISIVKGMVRSILHVIGINFASWEEYSIEGPLDPFECRGSPSGSFMEEFRSRTPAVRYDSLCVSNHPTQECAVCLAEFKHDEEINCLSCGHVFHKLCLEKWLKNWNVTCPLCRNYIMPKEGEEDTCPM, encoded by the coding sequence TGTGATTCTGGTTAATACAGCCATATCCATCTCTATTGTCAAGGGAATGGTTCGATCTATCCTTCATGTGATTGGCATCAACTTTGCATCATGGGAAGAATATTCTATTGAAGGCCCTTTGGACCCATTTGAGTGTCGTGGGAGCCCCTCGGGATCATTCATGGAGGAGTTCCGAAGCAGAACCCCTGCTGTTCGTTACGATTCATTGTGTGTATCTAATCACCCTACACAAGAATGCGCGGTATGTCTGGCAGAGTTCAAACATGACGAGGAGATAAACTGCCTCTCATGTGGCCACGTTTTTCATAAGCTGTGTCTCGAGAAATGGCTAAAGAATTGGAATGTCACCTGCCCTCTCTGCAGGAATTACATTATGCCTAAAGAAGGTGAGGAAGATACTTGTCCAATGTGA